A segment of the Limisphaerales bacterium genome:
ATCGTTGTGACCTCGCCGACTATCCCCGGCAAAAAAATCGTGCGCGCCCTCGGGCTCGTGCGCGGCAACACCATCCGCGCCCGTCACGTGGGCAAGGATATCATGGCCGGCCTGCGCAATATTGTGGGCGGCGAGGTGACTGAGTACGCCAAACTACTCGCCGAAAGCCGCGAGCAGGCGCTCGATCGCATGCTCGCCGAAGCCGAAAAGCTCGGCGCCAACGGCGTCATCAGTATGCAGTTCACCACCTCCGTCATTATGGGCGGCGCGGCGGAAATGATGGCCTACGGCACGGCGGTGGTGGTGGAAAACGAGTAGCTTTTCTCTCTGTGGCAAAAAATCCGGGCATTCTTTCTAAAAAACCCCGTCCAATGAGGACGC
Coding sequences within it:
- a CDS encoding YbjQ family protein, whose product is MSETNRIIVVTSPTIPGKKIVRALGLVRGNTIRARHVGKDIMAGLRNIVGGEVTEYAKLLAESREQALDRMLAEAEKLGANGVISMQFTTSVIMGGAAEMMAYGTAVVVENE